Proteins encoded in a region of the Perca fluviatilis chromosome 6, GENO_Pfluv_1.0, whole genome shotgun sequence genome:
- the nr2f1a gene encoding nuclear receptor subfamily 2 group F member 1-A isoform X1, which yields MAMVVSVWRDPQEDVAGGPPSGPNPAAQPAREQQQAASAAPHTPQTPSQPGPPSTPGTAGEKGSQNSGQSQQHIECVVCGDKSSGKHYGQFTCEGCKSFFKRSVRRNLTYSCRANRNCPIDQHHRNQCQYCRLKKCLKVGMRREAVQRGRMPPTQPNPGQYALTNGDPLNGHCYLSGYISLLLRAEPYPTSRYGSQCMQPNNIMGIENICELAARLLFSAVEWARNIPFFPDLQITDQVSLLRLTWSELFVLNAAQCSMPLHVAPLLAAAGLHASPMSADRVVAFMDHIRIFQEQVEKLKTLHVDSAEYSCLKAIVLFTSDACGLSDAAHIESLQEKSQCALEEYVRSQYPNQPSRFGKLLLRLPSLRTVSSSVIEQLFFVRLVGKTPIETLIRDMLLSGSSFNWPYMSIQ from the exons ATGGCAATGGTAGTTAGCGTCTGGAGAGATCCGCAGGAAGACGTGGCCGGAGGACCTCCGAGCGGCCCCAACCCAGCAGCGCAGCCGGCGAGGGAGCAGCAGCAGGCGGCGTCGGCGGCGCCGCACACTCCGCAGACCCCCAGCCAGCCGGGACCCCCGTCCACACCGGGGACCGCTGGGGAAAAGGGGAGTCAGAATTCTGGACAGAGTCAGCAGCATATTGAATGTGTGGTTTGCGGAGACAAATCGAGCGGCAAACACTATGGCCAGTTCACCTGCGAGGGATGCAAAAGTTTCTTCAAGAGGAGTGTACGGAGGAACTTAACATACTCATGTCGTGCCAATAGGAACTGTCCCATTGACCAGCACCACCGAAATCAGTGCCAATACTGCCGGCTGAAGAAATGTTTAAAAGTGGGAATGCGGCGGGAAG CGGTTCAGCGAGGACGAATGCCTCCAACTCAGCCCAACCCAGGCCAGTACGCGCTGACGAACGGGGACCCTCTGAATGGCCATTGCTATCTGTCCGGATACATCTCGTTATTGCTGCGGGCCGAGCCTTACCCGACGTCCCGGTACGGCAGCCAGTGCATGCAGCCCAACAATATCATGGGCATCGAGAACATCTGCGAGCTGGCGGCTCGCTTGCTCTTCAGCGCCGTGGAGTGGGCAAGAAACATCCCTTTCTTTCCCGACCTGCAGATCACCGACCAGGTGTCCCTTCTCAGGCTGACGTGGAGCGAGTTGTTTGTGCTTAACGCGGCCCAGTGCTCCATGCCTCTGCATGTGGCCCCTCTGCTCGCCGCGGCGGGCCTCCACGCCTCCCCGATGTCCGCGGACCGCGTCGTGGCTTTCATGGATCACATCCGGATCTTCCAGGAGCAAGTGGAGAAGCTTAAGACCCTGCACGTAGACTCGGCAGAGTACAGCTGCCTCAAGGCCATCGTGCTTTTTACATCAG ACGCTTGCGGCCTGTCGGATGCTGCTCACATCGAGAGCCTACAGGAGAAATCCCAGTGCGCCCTGGAGGAGTACGTGAGGAGCCAGTACCCGAACCAGCCCAGCCGCTTTGGGAAGCTCCTGCTGCGGCTGCCCTCTCTGCGCACCGTCTCATCGTCGGTAATCGAGCAGCTGTTCTTCGTCCGCTTGGTAGGTAAAACTCCTATTGAAACCCTCATCAGGGATATGCTATTATCCGGGAGCAGCTTCAACTGGCCTTACATGTCCATCCAATGA
- the nr2f1a gene encoding nuclear receptor subfamily 2 group F member 1-A isoform X2 codes for MAMVVSVWRDPQEDVAGGPPSGPNPAAQPAREQQQAASAAPHTPQTPSQPGPPSTPGTAGEKGSQNSGQSQQHIECVVCGDKSSGKHYGQFTCEGCKSFFKRSVRRNLTYSCRANRNCPIDQHHRNQCQYCRLKKCLKVGMRREVQRGRMPPTQPNPGQYALTNGDPLNGHCYLSGYISLLLRAEPYPTSRYGSQCMQPNNIMGIENICELAARLLFSAVEWARNIPFFPDLQITDQVSLLRLTWSELFVLNAAQCSMPLHVAPLLAAAGLHASPMSADRVVAFMDHIRIFQEQVEKLKTLHVDSAEYSCLKAIVLFTSDACGLSDAAHIESLQEKSQCALEEYVRSQYPNQPSRFGKLLLRLPSLRTVSSSVIEQLFFVRLVGKTPIETLIRDMLLSGSSFNWPYMSIQ; via the exons ATGGCAATGGTAGTTAGCGTCTGGAGAGATCCGCAGGAAGACGTGGCCGGAGGACCTCCGAGCGGCCCCAACCCAGCAGCGCAGCCGGCGAGGGAGCAGCAGCAGGCGGCGTCGGCGGCGCCGCACACTCCGCAGACCCCCAGCCAGCCGGGACCCCCGTCCACACCGGGGACCGCTGGGGAAAAGGGGAGTCAGAATTCTGGACAGAGTCAGCAGCATATTGAATGTGTGGTTTGCGGAGACAAATCGAGCGGCAAACACTATGGCCAGTTCACCTGCGAGGGATGCAAAAGTTTCTTCAAGAGGAGTGTACGGAGGAACTTAACATACTCATGTCGTGCCAATAGGAACTGTCCCATTGACCAGCACCACCGAAATCAGTGCCAATACTGCCGGCTGAAGAAATGTTTAAAAGTGGGAATGCGGCGGGAAG TTCAGCGAGGACGAATGCCTCCAACTCAGCCCAACCCAGGCCAGTACGCGCTGACGAACGGGGACCCTCTGAATGGCCATTGCTATCTGTCCGGATACATCTCGTTATTGCTGCGGGCCGAGCCTTACCCGACGTCCCGGTACGGCAGCCAGTGCATGCAGCCCAACAATATCATGGGCATCGAGAACATCTGCGAGCTGGCGGCTCGCTTGCTCTTCAGCGCCGTGGAGTGGGCAAGAAACATCCCTTTCTTTCCCGACCTGCAGATCACCGACCAGGTGTCCCTTCTCAGGCTGACGTGGAGCGAGTTGTTTGTGCTTAACGCGGCCCAGTGCTCCATGCCTCTGCATGTGGCCCCTCTGCTCGCCGCGGCGGGCCTCCACGCCTCCCCGATGTCCGCGGACCGCGTCGTGGCTTTCATGGATCACATCCGGATCTTCCAGGAGCAAGTGGAGAAGCTTAAGACCCTGCACGTAGACTCGGCAGAGTACAGCTGCCTCAAGGCCATCGTGCTTTTTACATCAG ACGCTTGCGGCCTGTCGGATGCTGCTCACATCGAGAGCCTACAGGAGAAATCCCAGTGCGCCCTGGAGGAGTACGTGAGGAGCCAGTACCCGAACCAGCCCAGCCGCTTTGGGAAGCTCCTGCTGCGGCTGCCCTCTCTGCGCACCGTCTCATCGTCGGTAATCGAGCAGCTGTTCTTCGTCCGCTTGGTAGGTAAAACTCCTATTGAAACCCTCATCAGGGATATGCTATTATCCGGGAGCAGCTTCAACTGGCCTTACATGTCCATCCAATGA